Genomic DNA from Hordeum vulgare subsp. vulgare chromosome 2H, MorexV3_pseudomolecules_assembly, whole genome shotgun sequence:
ACAAAAGGACTTAGGTGTCATTGTTTGCACTGCAGCGGATGCTTATCCTTATTTTTTCGCCAATGAGAAAAATGATTCTCGTACCATGGTCGGTAGATAAGTCCAACTCCATCGCCGTAGCACTGTACGACGAGCAATAATGAAGAAAGTTCAGTCGATGTATCTCTCATTCGTTACCTCTTCGTCTTCACCAACCATCATTTAGCTCCCCTCTGTAAACTTTTGCAGGACATTTTAGGTTACTAAAAAATGAGTTGGAAATTCACTGAACCAAATAGTGGTGGGAGAGAGTGGGAAGCGAGAGGTAACACCAATATTTGGCGCGGCATGGGTGGAAATGACCACATAAAAAAATAAATCCATAGCAACATATGAGTAAGTCGAATGCTAAATTGGAAAACTTGTTTGATCTTGTGTCTATTTTTACTATTCTATGGCAGGGCATGGACAGTTAACTAGTGGTGAGGTGCAGAGAATTAATCAGGTGGAAGCCGCGGTGCCAAGGACCAAAAAAAGGGTGTCAAGGTTGACTTTAAGGTTTGAGATTACCGTGAAGGTAATCTAAAAAAGAATATTGTCTTCATAGGATAATGATGGACAAAGATGTTGTTTTCATGTGAGTTAGCATGTTTAGTCCGAGTCATTGTATTTGCATGAGTCGCGGAGAGATTTTGAGGAGTTACATAATAAACATATACGACAAAGTTCAGGTGCTAGCATATGGCGAGTTGTGTTGCCATTAGATTATGTGAGTTATTGCTATGAGACAGGTGGTGTGAGAAGAGGATGGGGGTCTGAATATGGTTTCCAACTGCTCATCCAAAAGGTTCTAGCATGTTTCTATATGTCGAGTTGTGTTGCCGCCATATGAGACAAGCGGTGTGAAACGAGGATGATGCGTGAATTCATTTGTTTCCAAGTGCTCATCGACTACTTAAGTCTCTGTCTCGACCGAGGAGATGCTTAGTGAGGTGTATCACCGAGTGGCGTAGATATGAGCAAAGACTAAATGATTGTTGCCTAACAACGACTTATACTACGAAACCAGTTTATCATGTTTGAATCATTCCAATCATATTTTATTAGTGTTCTGCTAATTAATcttatttgacatgtttcatttATATTTTACTTTTAAAATAAGCTTCATATTATTTGGTTTAGTTGTCTTTCACGGTTTGGGTTCGGGTTGTAAAATGTTTTTATATGTTTTCATTACGGTTTCATGTGTGTATAATCATAATTTTAcatattttcataattgtttcattgcatgtatttgtCGCCGTTTTATTTGGATTTTGTCACATTTTCATTTTAGATTTCAAATAAGTTTCATTATAGTTTCAAATTTTAGATTTTAAACTTTTCAAAACATGTGCAATATTGGTATTTTTCCAGATTTAAATATATTAGGATAGTAATATTCAAACTGATCATTATCAATGATTCAAACGATCTAAGAGATACAAATTTTAAAATCCAAATAATAATAGGAATAGAGAGAATACAATAGAGTTCGGCCCCAAAATAGCGGGTGAGTCCCACGTGAGGATGAGAAAACTGGAAAATAAGGGAAAATTATCAAATACATCGTATGGTATGAGGAGCCGGGAGCATGTGGCATGCTCTAGTTGATCCAATCCCGGGTCCGCTAACACCAACGTTTTCGATccacatgcgtcaacaggcccaaccggagagcaacatcgacttatgacaggccttgggTCCTCTCCTCTCAAAAGACTAGCCTGTTAAGAGGGGACACCATCATtcttataagtcgtgttatgtctcctcccacaaccgatgtgggactaaacccgaCATTGAACAAATTATTGACAGAGAAGGATTTCTTGCTCTTGCTGTAATCTCGAAGTTTGTAGCTATAAAAGCCGGCTGGGCTGGTGTGGCGTGGAACACAAACCCAGCGACCACCATTCAATAAACTGAACAGCCATGTCGCAGGTGCAGCATGCCCTCCATAagctgctgctgccgctgctgagGTCTGCGTCTCCACAGGCAGCCCTAGTGCCGGTGCTCGTCTGTTCTCTTCTCGTCATCCTGGTCGTGCGCCGTTTTGGGATGGCCACCGCAAGAGAGCAGCTGCTGAGCAAGCTGCCTTCCCCCAGCTTCAGGCTGCCGATCATCGGCCACCTGCACCTCGTCGGCTCCCTCCCGCACATCTCCCTCCGCGACCTCGCCGCCAAGCACGGCCGCGACGGGCTCATGCTCCTCCGCCTCGGCGCCGTCCCGACGCTCGTCGTGTCGTCGCCGAGCGCCGCGCAGGCCGTGCTGCGCACGCACGACCACGTCTTTGCGTCCAGGGCCTACTCCCCCGTCACCGAAATCCTGTTTTACGGCCCCTCGGATGTCGCCTTCTGCCCCTTCGGCGAGCACTGGCGGCAGGTCAAGAAGATCGCCACCACACACCTCCTCACGAATAAGAAGGTCCGCTCCTACCGCCATGCACGCGAGTACGAGGTAAAACTCTATAGCATGACTATTGCCTGCCTTTTTTTATTCTTTGGAGAAATCGCCGGAGCAGGAGTTCCTTCGCGTGAATATATTACTTAAAAGTGGCCAAATACCAATAGAGTGATCCAGTTTATAAAGAAAATCGAattaaaaaatcaaaacaaattgaCACCGTTAATGTGAAAAACCGGACTGAAAACCATACATGTAATAAGTGAAAAGATGAGAAAAAGTTTCGCTGTTTTACACTTGTTCTTACatatcaaatactccctccgtcccaaaataactgtctcaagcttagtacaattttatattagagctagtacaaagttaagacacttattttgggaagtAGTATAGTGCAACCTCTTTCTAATATCCGTGCATATCTTGAATTTTAGAATTTTTCTTTTCCCAAAGTATTATAATCTTATtacttttgtttcattttctatcAAGGTAATACTATTCCATGAATTATATCTACCACAGTAAGTTTTTCTTGCTCAACTCAAAACAAAGTTTttgttgcttttttgctttctaggtAATTGTGTTGATTTCATATTTAGTGTCCATTGTTTTCTTTGTGCATGCTAATCATATGAGCTTAACATATATTTTTAGTAGTCTAACCAATGAGTGTAGCTCATTGTTCACAGTTATGTCATGGTCAAGGGACGCCATTATTAGAAAAGGCAATAGTTATTAGATGCAATTAAATTAATCCAAAAGCTAGTAACAAAGTGACTGAAATGTCTAAAACTAACCAGGCAACTTACATATAGACAACGAATTTGATTGAGTGATATATTGCACTGTGCATGGCTGCACGTTATCCACCACATCAGCCATACTTAAATTAATTGTCACAGGTGACGTTGGTCTTGGCCAAGATTAGCGATGCAGCATCCAGATGCACCGCCATCGACTTGAGTGATCTGCTTAGTGCCTTCGCATGCGACATCGTGTGCCGTGTCGTCTCCGGCAAGCTTTTCAGGAAACAAGGCCACAACAAACTCTTTCGGGAGCTCATTGACGCCAACGCATTGCTTATCGGCGGATTTAACCTAGAGGACTACTTTCCCAAGTTGGTGAAGCTGGACATCATCAAGAGGATGGTTTGTGCCAAAGCTCGAAAGGTTAATAAGATGTGGGATGATCTGCTCAATAACCTCATCGATGAGCATGCAAGCAAGCTGACGTTATTAGAACACAACAAGGAGGAGAATGACTTCATCGATGTGTTGCTTACTATTCAACACGAGTACAACCTTACGAGAGACCATATTAAAGCCCAGTTGGCGGTATGATTTcataaaaaattcctacacatgtAGAAGCTTATATGACATCGATACTTAATTATATATGTATCCGTATGTTTGTAGGTCATGTTCGAAGCTGGGACTGATACATCATTCATAGTACTGGAATATGCGATGGTTCGACTCGTGCAAAATCCCCACCTAATGCAGAAGCTACAAGGCGAGTTGAGGAGTTCTATACCGAAGGGAAAAGAACTGGTTACCATAGACGATATCAGCAATTTTGCTTATCTGGAGGCGGTCATCAAAGAGACACTTCGGCTCCATATGCCCGCACCGCTCCTTGTGCCCCACCTCTCCATGGTCGACTGCAATATCAACGGCTACAAGATACCATCAGGAATGCGTACCATCATCAACAGCTGGGCCCTTGCAAGGGACCCTAGCAGTTGGGAGAATGCAGAGGATTTCATGCCCGAGCGGTTCATGGATGGCGGTACTGCCGCAACTATGGACTATAAGGGAAATGCCTTCTCCTACTTGCCCTTTGGAACTGGGCGGAGGATGTGCCCAGGCTTCAACTTCGCGATTGcaaccattgaaatcatgctagcAAATCTCGTGTACCACTTCGACTGGAAGCTACCAGAAGAGTCAATGAAAGGCGGCATCAGTATGGCTGAATTATTTGGGGTGACAATACGCCGGAAGGAAAAGCTCCTTCTTGTCCCTGTAGTGCCACAAGATAAAGATACTGGTCCATAgtctcgtgtgtgtgtgtgtatggtctCATGCACTCTGCATACATAATAGTATTGTGCATGTGAATATTGGACTTATTGGTAATCACAACTGCATTGAATAAACAAAGCAttgaacaaaaaaatataataccATATTTGTCACTGGCAATTAACAATGATTTAAATGATCATATTGGACAGTTTATATCTCGCACAAGTCAATCAAAATATGCTTCTCAGCAATGTTTAATACTTTATTGCACAACTCATTTTAGTTAGATAGAGGATAACCTTACTTACTTTCTCGAGCCATAATGGtaatggtcaaatcattttgtCCTATAATTAAATGTACACATAAACTTAAAATGTTACTCCATCAATACTCCCATTCTGGAGTTACAAAATTATTATCATTTTGAAAATTATAAGTTTACATCATATATACACATCAAATACAATTATGATATGGAGCATTGGAACCAAAGAAACTGATCAAACACGTTCAGTCATGACTGAACAACTATACAAGATTCATACCAATCGAAAGATAATAAATGGGAAGGACAACAATGTATATCAAACTTGTATACATCTATCAAAGACATATGCATTTTCTAAATTACTatttatattttaaaaaaaaatattaaCAGACCATAAAAAAACTTGTTCAACATATTTTCAAATATTTGTTCAACATTGTTattcctatatacatgatcaacatttttaaaatactcCTTCAATATTAATGAAATACTTATTTAAGAGTTTTCAAAAAATTCTTtgacattttttatatatttaaaACGAGTGTTGTTTTATAATATTCACATTTAAAGATTTTAAagtagcaaaaagtaaaaaaaaaatttaaaaaaagtgTTTGTGATCACCCGTGCAGGTGGGTCGGCCCATCTAGGTCTTCCTACAGCAAGGGGTTCCTCCCCTCTCGCTGAACGCGAGATATAGGGGGTCCGTACGCCACCCAATGGCAGTAAATACGATATGCCCTGCACCAAATAAGCGTTCCTATAGGAGGAGCCTCAGGTTCTGTGCTAAGAACATCTTCAATAGAAGATATGATGTAGAAGATGTAGATAAAAAAGATAACTAACATTTTTTTACATCACTTGGCCGAAGTGTTATAAAATATAATGTTTGGAGATATAAATTTGGATCTCCATCTCCACGTGATGTAAACTAGCCGGTCGCGGGCTAACCACCCAACTAGCTACATTTCACTTTTCCCCAACGCGCTTCTTTGTCAACCACCCGCCCTTCGCACTGTCGTCGCCGCTCGCCCTGCTCGCCACACCATGTCGTTGTCCCGCGTTAGATCCATCCGCCAATCACCCCGACTG
This window encodes:
- the LOC123429172 gene encoding indole-2-monooxygenase-like, with amino-acid sequence MSQVQHALHKLLLPLLRSASPQAALVPVLVCSLLVILVVRRFGMATAREQLLSKLPSPSFRLPIIGHLHLVGSLPHISLRDLAAKHGRDGLMLLRLGAVPTLVVSSPSAAQAVLRTHDHVFASRAYSPVTEILFYGPSDVAFCPFGEHWRQVKKIATTHLLTNKKVRSYRHAREYEVTLVLAKISDAASRCTAIDLSDLLSAFACDIVCRVVSGKLFRKQGHNKLFRELIDANALLIGGFNLEDYFPKLVKLDIIKRMVCAKARKVNKMWDDLLNNLIDEHASKLTLLEHNKEENDFIDVLLTIQHEYNLTRDHIKAQLAVMFEAGTDTSFIVLEYAMVRLVQNPHLMQKLQGELRSSIPKGKELVTIDDISNFAYLEAVIKETLRLHMPAPLLVPHLSMVDCNINGYKIPSGMRTIINSWALARDPSSWENAEDFMPERFMDGGTAATMDYKGNAFSYLPFGTGRRMCPGFNFAIATIEIMLANLVYHFDWKLPEESMKGGISMAELFGVTIRRKEKLLLVPVVPQDKDTGP